A window of Psychromonas sp. CNPT3 contains these coding sequences:
- a CDS encoding DUF885 domain-containing protein produces MLKNKVSLVALAVIAASVMTGCSSSSLSTKTEAPAQQMRSIFDAYSTSKSNVDTSTFGILTDQMASVAQNLDAQYLNEINALDRSSLSTADKIYYDIFVFERKIALQGAAFPNARFGAFTMPLSHFNNVLADNAQEIGATKGSLDEYKKNLNEIKEYSSWVRGVSAQFALGEVQGIELPKILVARFIESLDSNFTKDDFQILKAGLKDLQSKPLLYPKEFVTSYADAIAQSEQALDTFMTFLQTKALKSARGEGTESDNNIGWGALPNGQAWYKWHMDRNSTTGKSADELHSIGLDLVANAKSEMIRVAKFVAEQRTLPVKAMYKGANDSKAKLRSFNWIDKNNADKVDLVEFFAYLNTEQFFYGRDGQNNPGDLYKENCKQASHVAACQFALKDYNKFKVDANKVVKGYFNPIKSEYQIVPTPKADEAYAGVASNEGELFILNTHPGLSLQKWNISTLLLHEATPGHHFQYAYALEYPPVDKPQYLKDINYTAYEEGWALYTEWLGIPMGIYGELNNDGKPTFKNANGMCTDVQDFADFQGGIYSNTAECNALQYFGSLNEAQLRNMRLVVDTGIHAKGWSIKEVKQYLHANSALGTGDINSESYRYAAYVGQAVSYKSGFIVIHALVLKAQAELGDAFKWADFHDQILKYGAQPMEVLEASINSWIAAQSEK; encoded by the coding sequence ATGTTAAAAAACAAGGTAAGTTTAGTCGCTTTAGCAGTCATTGCTGCGAGCGTTATGACAGGATGTTCTAGTAGTTCGTTGAGTACGAAAACAGAAGCGCCCGCGCAGCAAATGCGCAGTATTTTTGATGCTTATAGCACCTCAAAAAGTAATGTAGACACCTCTACATTCGGAATATTAACGGATCAAATGGCGTCAGTGGCACAAAATCTAGATGCGCAATACTTAAATGAGATTAATGCATTAGATAGAAGTTCATTATCGACAGCCGATAAAATTTATTATGATATTTTTGTTTTTGAAAGGAAAATCGCATTACAAGGTGCAGCCTTCCCGAATGCAAGATTTGGTGCCTTTACGATGCCTCTTTCACATTTTAACAATGTATTAGCGGATAATGCCCAAGAAATTGGTGCAACCAAAGGATCCTTAGATGAATATAAGAAAAATCTGAATGAGATCAAAGAATATAGCTCTTGGGTACGTGGTGTTAGCGCTCAATTTGCATTAGGTGAAGTACAAGGCATTGAATTGCCTAAAATTTTAGTGGCACGTTTTATTGAAAGCTTAGATTCTAATTTCACTAAAGATGATTTCCAAATTTTAAAAGCAGGGTTAAAAGATCTTCAAAGCAAACCATTACTTTACCCTAAAGAATTTGTGACAAGCTATGCGGATGCTATTGCGCAATCAGAGCAAGCGTTAGATACCTTTATGACATTCTTACAAACCAAAGCGTTAAAAAGTGCGCGCGGTGAAGGTACAGAAAGTGATAATAATATCGGTTGGGGTGCATTGCCAAATGGTCAAGCTTGGTATAAATGGCACATGGATAGAAACAGTACGACGGGTAAATCTGCTGATGAATTACACAGTATCGGATTGGATTTAGTCGCGAATGCAAAATCAGAAATGATCCGTGTGGCAAAATTTGTGGCTGAGCAAAGAACGTTACCTGTCAAAGCGATGTATAAAGGGGCAAATGACAGTAAAGCAAAACTAAGATCGTTTAACTGGATAGATAAAAATAATGCCGATAAAGTAGATTTGGTTGAATTTTTTGCTTACTTAAATACAGAACAATTCTTTTATGGTCGTGATGGTCAAAACAACCCAGGCGATTTATACAAAGAAAATTGTAAGCAAGCATCACACGTTGCGGCCTGTCAATTTGCATTAAAAGATTATAATAAATTTAAAGTGGATGCGAATAAAGTCGTAAAAGGTTACTTCAATCCGATTAAATCAGAGTATCAAATCGTTCCAACGCCAAAAGCCGATGAAGCTTACGCGGGTGTTGCCTCTAATGAGGGTGAGCTATTTATATTAAATACGCATCCTGGTTTAAGCTTACAAAAATGGAATATCTCTACTTTATTATTACATGAAGCAACACCGGGTCATCACTTCCAATATGCTTATGCATTAGAGTACCCACCGGTTGATAAACCACAGTATCTAAAAGATATTAATTATACGGCTTATGAAGAAGGCTGGGCGCTATATACTGAATGGTTAGGCATTCCTATGGGCATTTACGGTGAGCTAAATAATGACGGCAAACCGACCTTTAAAAATGCAAACGGTATGTGTACTGACGTACAAGATTTTGCCGATTTCCAAGGTGGTATCTACAGTAATACGGCAGAATGTAATGCGTTACAATATTTTGGTAGCTTGAATGAAGCACAACTACGTAATATGCGTTTAGTGGTTGATACTGGTATTCATGCCAAAGGTTGGAGCATTAAAGAAGTTAAACAATATCTACATGCAAACTCTGCATTAGGTACGGGTGATATTAATTCAGAAAGTTATCGTTATGCGGCTTATGTGGGCCAAGCGGTTTCTTATAAATCTGGGTTTATTGTTATTCATGCGCTTGTATTAAAAGCACAAGCAGAATTAGGTGATGCATTTAAATGGGCTGATTTCCATGATCAGATCTTAAAATATGGTGCGCAACCTATGGAAGTATTAGAAGCGTCTATTAATAGCTGGATTGCAGCACAAAGTGAAAAATAA
- a CDS encoding 2-hydroxyacid dehydrogenase — protein MKIAMFSTRSYDINHFDPLLKDQTEMQFEYFDTQLNMHTVQLAQGADAVCVFVNDDLSAPVLNKLCELGIKIIALRCAGFNNVDLYVAKENNMTVVRVPAYSPEAVAEHSVALIMTLNRRIHKAYQRTRDANFSLDGLVGFNLFGKSVGVIGTGKIGVAFIKILKGFGCHVLAYDPYPSDFAKQAGADYVELDELFKRSDIISLHCPLTDSNHHLMDRNSFAKMKDGVMLINTSRGGLLNADDAIQALKSGRIGSLGLDVYEEEELLFFGDHSNETITDDTFRRLSACHNVIFTGHQAFLTTEALSNIAEVTLLNLSQADQGLQTENDVL, from the coding sequence ATGAAAATCGCCATGTTCAGTACACGTAGTTATGATATTAACCATTTTGATCCTTTACTTAAGGATCAAACTGAAATGCAGTTTGAATACTTTGATACACAGCTTAATATGCACACCGTACAATTAGCCCAAGGTGCCGATGCCGTGTGTGTGTTTGTAAATGATGATTTATCAGCGCCGGTGTTAAACAAGCTTTGTGAATTAGGTATTAAAATTATTGCACTGCGTTGCGCGGGCTTTAATAATGTTGACCTTTATGTTGCCAAAGAAAACAATATGACAGTGGTGCGTGTGCCTGCCTATTCTCCAGAGGCGGTTGCGGAGCACAGTGTGGCATTAATAATGACGCTTAATCGCCGTATACATAAAGCGTATCAGCGTACTCGTGATGCTAACTTTTCACTTGACGGCTTAGTGGGTTTTAATCTTTTTGGCAAAAGCGTCGGCGTGATTGGTACGGGAAAAATTGGCGTGGCGTTCATTAAAATTCTAAAAGGATTTGGTTGTCATGTTTTAGCTTATGATCCGTACCCCTCTGATTTTGCAAAACAGGCTGGCGCGGACTATGTTGAACTCGATGAACTTTTCAAACGCAGTGATATTATCAGTTTGCATTGCCCGTTAACCGACTCTAACCATCACTTAATGGATCGTAACTCTTTTGCTAAAATGAAAGATGGCGTGATGCTTATCAATACCAGTCGCGGTGGCTTATTAAATGCAGATGACGCGATTCAAGCGCTTAAAAGTGGGCGTATCGGATCATTAGGCTTAGATGTTTATGAGGAAGAAGAGTTACTGTTTTTTGGCGACCACTCTAATGAAACGATCACAGATGATACTTTCCGCCGTTTATCTGCCTGCCATAATGTTATTTTCACTGGCCATCAAGCGTTCCTTACGACAGAAGCATTAAGTAACATCGCCGAGGTAACTTTGCTGAATTTATCACAGGCGGATCAAGGCCTACAAACAGAAAATGATGTTTTATAA
- a CDS encoding PfkB family carbohydrate kinase yields MANILLIANLNCDRILQLDSPLTTGGRHHYQDMGRRLGGGGANTGMGLLFADHRVTLVSQIGNDETADWLLAEASLRGLDCHLLQRNDLATPELLLLMTPDAERTIIRPQRPTFTLGHAPDFTQWQALYINSSALGAASWSAEALNTCLVVAQLPKDASVRPCHILIASLSDLNKQQEDTSAFWQFAQKIAGPELRYFIVTDGEKGAHVYNATHIQHIAAIKAEVIDTTGAGDAFAAGVIDALLQGDDILQAMSQGAQWSAIAVSTQSSVPGERLQHYIQCMR; encoded by the coding sequence ATGGCCAATATTTTACTTATCGCAAATCTTAACTGCGATCGTATTTTACAACTCGACAGCCCCCTAACAACAGGCGGACGCCATCACTACCAAGATATGGGAAGACGTTTAGGTGGAGGTGGTGCGAATACGGGTATGGGGCTGCTTTTTGCAGATCACAGGGTCACCTTGGTCAGTCAAATTGGTAATGATGAAACAGCAGATTGGCTATTGGCAGAAGCAAGTTTACGGGGCCTAGATTGTCATTTATTACAGCGTAATGATTTGGCCACCCCAGAGCTATTATTACTGATGACCCCTGATGCAGAGCGAACGATTATTCGCCCGCAACGCCCCACATTTACACTAGGGCATGCACCTGATTTTACGCAGTGGCAAGCGCTCTATATTAATTCATCTGCGCTCGGCGCTGCATCATGGAGCGCTGAAGCATTAAACACCTGTTTAGTGGTTGCACAACTCCCAAAAGATGCCAGTGTAAGACCTTGCCATATTTTGATTGCATCCTTATCGGATCTCAATAAACAGCAAGAGGATACCTCCGCATTTTGGCAATTTGCACAGAAAATAGCAGGCCCTGAGTTACGTTATTTTATTGTCACCGATGGCGAAAAAGGCGCACATGTTTATAACGCAACACACATTCAACATATTGCGGCCATAAAAGCAGAAGTGATTGATACAACCGGTGCGGGAGATGCTTTTGCTGCCGGTGTGATTGACGCATTATTGCAAGGTGATGATATATTACAGGCAATGAGCCAAGGCGCGCAGTGGTCAGCAATTGCCGTCTCTACGCAAAGCTCAGTACCCGGAGAGCGTCTGCAGCATTATATTCAATGCATGCGTTGA